A region of the Stieleria neptunia genome:
CGCTTGATCCTTCGTTCGACCGAGCATTTTATTTGCTCGGCGTGATCGGTGCCCACGCCGGAGACCTGGATGAATCGATCGCCGCGTTTGAACGTGCCATCGCGTTGCGTCCCAAGTACTTCGACGCCCTCCGCGGTTTGGCTGCCGTCGCCGGCCGATCGGGACAACTGGCTCGGGCCTTGGAGTGCTATCGTGAGCTGATCGTGGCCGGCATCGATCACAGCGAGATACTGTTGGAATTCGCCGAGACGGCAGAACGGCATGGGGATCTCGATGACGCCATCACGGCACGTAAAATCCTCGTCAAACGCGATCCGGACAATCTCGAAAACCGCTTCAATCTGTCGTCACTGACAGGGAAAGATCCGCCGGCGGTGGCCCCTTCTTCGATGGTCACCCAAACGTTTGATCGCTACGCAGAAACGTTCGAATCGCACTTGGGAACCTTACGCTATTCGGGGCCTGAACTGCTGCATCGCGCGGTCGACCGGTTTGAATCGCGGAGCGACTTGCGGGTCTTGGATCTGGGGTGTGGCACCGGACTTTGCGGCCAACCGTTCCGGCCGATGGCAGGACAGTTGATCGGCGTCGATTTGTCACCGCGGATGTTGGACAAGGCCAAGGACAAGAACCTCTATGACGCGCTGCATTGCGCCGATGTGCTTGAATTCTTGTCGCGGCCAGCCGAGTATGACCTGATCATCGCCGCCGACGTCTTGATTTACCTGGGCGATTTGCAACCGGTCTTCTCTGCGGCGCACAGCCGAATCGGCCGCGGTGGCCGATTCGCATTCACGATTGAATGCAGCGATTCCGATGACGTGGTTGTGTCGCGGAACCATCGGTACCTTCATTCGCCGAGCTATGTTCGCAGCGTGATCGCCGAAACGGGTTGGCAGATCGAGGTGCTGGACGAATGCACGCTTCGACAAGAGCGCGGTCAGGACGTCGCCGGGATCGTCGCGGTAGCGCGTCGGTCACGCTGTGCGTGACAGCAGGCATGCACAGCATGCCCTACCGGTCTAAGTTTTCGGGTCGTCAAGAAAGTGGCGTAAGCTTCCAGCTTGCGTTTCACGAGTGAAACGAGACGGCAAGCTGGAAGCTTACCCCACTTCTCATCCTGGACACAGCACTAGCGTGCCGAGCGAAGTTGCCCGCGGGCGCGTCGGACGGCGGTGTCCTTCAGTTGCGCCAATTCGGGGGTCGAAGCCGGCATCTCTTGAGCGACTTCGAGCGCCTCCTCGGCTTCTCCGACGTCCAACAGATCGACCGAGATCGAGCGTGCCGTCAGCACGCTGACGACGTTGCCTTCGACTTGGGCGAAGCCGCCGTCGACGAAA
Encoded here:
- a CDS encoding tetratricopeptide repeat protein, translated to MPETTDALLQTALDLLSTGRRSEAIPILQQVVRSTPQSAAAFRALAEAHLGSGELEEARRCCQQATSLDPSFDRAFYLLGVIGAHAGDLDESIAAFERAIALRPKYFDALRGLAAVAGRSGQLARALECYRELIVAGIDHSEILLEFAETAERHGDLDDAITARKILVKRDPDNLENRFNLSSLTGKDPPAVAPSSMVTQTFDRYAETFESHLGTLRYSGPELLHRAVDRFESRSDLRVLDLGCGTGLCGQPFRPMAGQLIGVDLSPRMLDKAKDKNLYDALHCADVLEFLSRPAEYDLIIAADVLIYLGDLQPVFSAAHSRIGRGGRFAFTIECSDSDDVVVSRNHRYLHSPSYVRSVIAETGWQIEVLDECTLRQERGQDVAGIVAVARRSRCA
- a CDS encoding F0F1 ATP synthase subunit epsilon; the protein is MAIRCIVVTPERTELDCEADSVTLPMYDGFLGVLPGRAPMIGRLGFGTLHLATAAGPQRYFVDGGFAQVEGNVVSVLTARSISVDLLDVGEAEEALEVAQEMPASTPELAQLKDTAVRRARGQLRSAR